A single window of Narcine bancroftii isolate sNarBan1 chromosome 13, sNarBan1.hap1, whole genome shotgun sequence DNA harbors:
- the ntf3 gene encoding neurotrophin-3 isoform X1 has translation MGTWRILRLRLAGYFLRMEKILQVNKVMFVLFYGMLLTCLGGIQATALDTGSSSEDSVSSLIIKILQADILKGRLSKQDEGVEEKPRAMSDGRRKPDSLASTLSDFQTLASDSAELLRQKKRYHSPRVLLSDRPPLQPPPLYLIEDFAGAADLANRTARRKRYADRWGHRGEYSVCDSESRWVTDKTAAIDIRGKQVTVLGEIKTGNSAIKQYFYETRCKESRPGKNGCRGIDEKHWNSQCKTSQTYVRALSKENNKYVGWRWIRIDTSCLCALSRKLGKS, from the exons ATGGGAACTTGGAGGATCCTAAGACTGAGACTTGCTGGTTACTTTCTCAGAATGGAAAAG atTTTACAGGTGAACAAAGTAATGTTTGTCCTGTTTTACGGCATGCTTCTCACATGTCTGGGTGGCATTCAGGCAACAGCCTTGGACACTGGAAGTTCTTCCGAGGATTCCGTGAGCTCCCTCATCATCAAAATCCTCCAGGCGGACATCCTGAAAGGCAGACTCTCCAAGCAGGACGAGGGCGTGGAAGAGAAACCCCGGGCGATGAGCGACGGCCGGAGGAAGCCGGATTCCCTGGCCAGCACACTATCGGACTTCCAGACACTCGCCTCAGACAGCGCCGAACTGCTGAGGCAGAAAAAACGCTACCATTCGCCCCGGGTGCTGCTGAGCGACCGGCCGCCCTTGCAGCCTCCCCCACTTTACTTGATCGAGGACTTCGCCGGCGCCGCCGACCTCGCAAACCGAACGGCCCGGAGGAAGCGGTATGCTGACCGCTGGGGCCACCGCGGCGAGTACTCAGTGTGCGACAGTGAGAGCCGCTGGGTGACGGACAAAACCGCGGCCATCGACATTCGGGGCAAGCAGGTGACTGTCCTGGGAGAGATCAAAACCGGCAACTCTGCCATCAAGCAATACTTTTATGAGACACGGTGCAAAGAGTCCAGACCGGGCAAGAACGGCTGCAGAGGCATCGACGAGAAGCACTGGAATTCCCAGTGCAAGACCAGCCAGACCTATGTCCGGGCCTTGAGCAAAGAGAACAATAAGTACGTGGGCTGGCGGTGGATCAGAATAGACACCTCCTGCCTCTGTGCATTATCCAGAAAATTAGGCAAATCGTGA
- the ntf3 gene encoding neurotrophin-3 isoform X2: MILQVNKVMFVLFYGMLLTCLGGIQATALDTGSSSEDSVSSLIIKILQADILKGRLSKQDEGVEEKPRAMSDGRRKPDSLASTLSDFQTLASDSAELLRQKKRYHSPRVLLSDRPPLQPPPLYLIEDFAGAADLANRTARRKRYADRWGHRGEYSVCDSESRWVTDKTAAIDIRGKQVTVLGEIKTGNSAIKQYFYETRCKESRPGKNGCRGIDEKHWNSQCKTSQTYVRALSKENNKYVGWRWIRIDTSCLCALSRKLGKS, encoded by the exons ATG atTTTACAGGTGAACAAAGTAATGTTTGTCCTGTTTTACGGCATGCTTCTCACATGTCTGGGTGGCATTCAGGCAACAGCCTTGGACACTGGAAGTTCTTCCGAGGATTCCGTGAGCTCCCTCATCATCAAAATCCTCCAGGCGGACATCCTGAAAGGCAGACTCTCCAAGCAGGACGAGGGCGTGGAAGAGAAACCCCGGGCGATGAGCGACGGCCGGAGGAAGCCGGATTCCCTGGCCAGCACACTATCGGACTTCCAGACACTCGCCTCAGACAGCGCCGAACTGCTGAGGCAGAAAAAACGCTACCATTCGCCCCGGGTGCTGCTGAGCGACCGGCCGCCCTTGCAGCCTCCCCCACTTTACTTGATCGAGGACTTCGCCGGCGCCGCCGACCTCGCAAACCGAACGGCCCGGAGGAAGCGGTATGCTGACCGCTGGGGCCACCGCGGCGAGTACTCAGTGTGCGACAGTGAGAGCCGCTGGGTGACGGACAAAACCGCGGCCATCGACATTCGGGGCAAGCAGGTGACTGTCCTGGGAGAGATCAAAACCGGCAACTCTGCCATCAAGCAATACTTTTATGAGACACGGTGCAAAGAGTCCAGACCGGGCAAGAACGGCTGCAGAGGCATCGACGAGAAGCACTGGAATTCCCAGTGCAAGACCAGCCAGACCTATGTCCGGGCCTTGAGCAAAGAGAACAATAAGTACGTGGGCTGGCGGTGGATCAGAATAGACACCTCCTGCCTCTGTGCATTATCCAGAAAATTAGGCAAATCGTGA